In one Thermincola ferriacetica genomic region, the following are encoded:
- a CDS encoding ATP-binding protein translates to EANMLFGLINKLYQQTSIIITSNKGFEELGEFLGDPVITSAMLDRLMHKCELFNMTGDSYRLKHR, encoded by the coding sequence GAAGCCAATATGCTTTTTGGCCTGATAAACAAGCTATACCAGCAAACCTCCATCATCATTACATCCAACAAAGGCTTTGAGGAATTGGGAGAATTCCTGGGAGACCCGGTCATCACATCAGCCATGCTGGACCGGTTAATGCATAAATGCGAGCTGTTTAATATGACCGGTGATAGCTACAGGTTAAAACACCGATAA